In one window of Juglans regia cultivar Chandler chromosome 3, Walnut 2.0, whole genome shotgun sequence DNA:
- the LOC108982865 gene encoding proteasome subunit beta type-4-like — protein sequence MWDDGNSLGPKEVHSYLTRMMYNRRNKFNPLWNSFILGGVKNGQKYLGMVRMIGVNFEDNHVATGFGNHLARPILRDEWHENLSFEDGVKLLEKCMRVLLYRDRSAVNKLQVCCFLTSFIMISFSPSEYMDFVSNNSCEDEGGEQFLKGNQGYLSMDDLDRQYWPSQNNHSETDRGEALTTVRFNSGMRGLGFTAPESPGANRGMCEQVGRQKWGRRKSGFGGK from the exons ATGTGGGATGATGGTAATTCTCTGGGGCCTAAAGAGGTGCACAGCTACTTAACCCGTATGATGTATAATAGGAGGAACAAGTTTAATCCACTGTGGAACTCATTTATTCTTGGTGGAGTGAAAAATGGGCAGAAGTACCTTGGCATG GTTAGAATGATAGGTGTAAATTTTGAGGATAATCATGTAGCAACTGGGTTTGGGAATCATCTTGCCCGGCCTATTCTTCGTGATGAGTGGCACGAGAACTTGAGTTTTGAAGATGGTGTCAAGTTACTGGAGAAATGTATGCGTGTACTGCTATATCGTGATCGGTCTGCTGTCAACAAGCTTCAGGTTTGTTGTTTCCTTACATCATTTATCATGATTTCCTTTTCACCTAGTGAGTATATGGATTTCGTGTCCAA CAACTCATGCGAGGATGAAGGGGGAGAGCAATTTCTTAAAGGGAACCAGGGATACCTGTCGATGGACGATCTCGACCGCCAATATTGGCCTTCCCAAAACAATCACTCGGAAACGGACCGCGGGGAGGCACTGACTACGGTTCGCTTCAACTCTGGAATGAGGGGCCTGGGATTTACAGCTCCAGAATCGCCGGGCGCAAACAGGGGCATGTGTGAACAAGTTGGTAGGCAAAAATGGGGACGCAGGAAATCGGGATTTGGGGGGAAATAG